A single Cellulomonas sp. SLBN-39 DNA region contains:
- a CDS encoding phosphatidylinositol mannoside acyltransferase: protein MSVDVARLYHLAWKVGHRVPGPVVRALTTVAADVTWARRTSGVRRLEANLARVRPELDARALRRLSRAGMRSYLRYFGETFTLRRLSRDQVDARVRVEGREHVQPHLDAGRQVLMVLGHTGNWDLAGAWATRALAPVTTVAERLRPEELFQEFVAFRESLGLTIIPLTGGGDVYRQLVRVARTGPGLLPLLADRDLTAKGVEVDLFGRRARVAAGPAALAIGVGAPLVATGIRYERLRGPRRRAAGGPWGIVLTFSPVVPVPDDLPRAERLVAVTQAWVDVVAAQVHAAPQDWHMLQRVFVEDLDPARDATVRSAPDAGGPGADVPVGGPA, encoded by the coding sequence ATGAGCGTGGACGTCGCCCGCCTCTACCACCTGGCCTGGAAGGTCGGTCACCGCGTGCCCGGCCCCGTCGTCCGTGCCCTGACGACCGTCGCGGCCGACGTGACGTGGGCGCGCCGCACGTCCGGGGTCCGCCGCCTCGAGGCGAACCTCGCCCGGGTGCGCCCCGAGCTCGACGCCCGCGCCCTGCGCCGCCTCTCCCGCGCCGGCATGCGGTCGTACCTGCGCTACTTCGGCGAGACGTTCACCCTGCGCCGGCTCAGCCGCGACCAGGTCGACGCCCGGGTGCGGGTCGAGGGCCGCGAGCACGTCCAGCCGCACCTCGACGCGGGCCGGCAGGTCCTGATGGTCCTCGGCCACACGGGCAACTGGGACCTCGCCGGGGCGTGGGCCACGCGTGCCCTCGCGCCGGTGACGACCGTGGCCGAGCGGCTGCGCCCCGAGGAGCTCTTCCAGGAGTTCGTCGCGTTCCGCGAGAGCCTCGGCCTGACGATCATCCCGCTCACCGGCGGCGGCGACGTCTACCGCCAGCTCGTGCGGGTCGCGCGCACCGGGCCCGGCCTGCTGCCGCTGCTGGCCGACCGCGACCTGACGGCCAAGGGGGTCGAGGTCGACCTGTTCGGCCGGCGCGCCCGGGTCGCCGCCGGGCCCGCGGCGCTGGCCATCGGCGTCGGTGCGCCGCTCGTCGCCACGGGGATCCGGTACGAGCGCCTGCGCGGCCCGCGCCGCCGCGCCGCCGGCGGCCCCTGGGGCATCGTGCTGACCTTCTCCCCGGTCGTCCCCGTGCCCGACGACCTGCCGCGCGCGGAGCGGCTCGTCGCGGTCACCCAGGCCTGGGTCGACGTGGTCGCCGCGCAGGTGCACGCCGCGCCGCAGGACTGGCACATGCTCCAGCGCGTCTTCGTCGAGGACCTCGACCCCGCCCGCGACGCCACCGTGCGGTCCGCGCCGGACGCCGGGGGCCCCGGCGCCGACGTCCCGGTCGGAGGTCCGGCGTGA
- the pgsA gene encoding phosphatidylinositol phosphate synthase: MLNRFRGLAQKVWAPLADALLRAGVSPDVVTVVGTLVVVVTALWAFPTGHLLLGAVLIGVFTLTDSLDGVMARRSGRTGPWGAFLDSTLDRFGDAAIFSGLVVWYVGGGDDRTAALLALACLVLGSVVPYARARAEGLGMTASGGIAERADRLLVVLVATAVVGAGAPTVVMSVVLALLAVASAVTVVQRMATVRRQVQENA; this comes from the coding sequence GTGCTGAACCGCTTCCGCGGGCTCGCGCAGAAGGTCTGGGCGCCCCTGGCCGACGCCCTGCTGCGTGCCGGCGTCTCCCCGGACGTCGTGACCGTCGTCGGCACGCTCGTCGTGGTCGTCACGGCCCTGTGGGCGTTCCCGACCGGGCACCTGCTGCTCGGCGCGGTCCTCATCGGCGTCTTCACGCTCACCGACTCCCTCGACGGGGTGATGGCGCGCCGCTCGGGCCGCACCGGGCCGTGGGGGGCGTTCCTCGACTCGACCCTCGACCGGTTCGGCGACGCCGCGATCTTCTCGGGGCTGGTCGTCTGGTACGTCGGCGGCGGGGACGACCGCACCGCCGCGCTGCTCGCGCTCGCCTGCCTCGTGCTCGGCTCGGTCGTGCCCTACGCCCGGGCGCGGGCCGAAGGGCTCGGCATGACCGCCAGCGGCGGGATCGCCGAGCGCGCCGACCGGCTCCTCGTCGTGCTCGTCGCGACCGCGGTGGTCGGCGCCGGGGCCCCCACGGTCGTCATGTCCGTCGTGCTCGCGCTGCTCGCGGTGGCGTCCGCCGTGACCGTCGTCCAGCGCATGGCCACGGTCCGCCGTCAGGTGCAGGAGAACGCATGA